The following coding sequences lie in one Lolium perenne isolate Kyuss_39 chromosome 2, Kyuss_2.0, whole genome shotgun sequence genomic window:
- the LOC139835588 gene encoding uncharacterized protein — protein MAQLLRLMMEDREAARAERQANLATLQHLAQLATGNANNNNGGNGNGDPRSKLKDFQSTNPPVFSKCNEPLDADDWLRTIENNLEVTGVGNDEKVLFATHFLSGPARAWWENVKAIQAEGHVINWEEFKAKFCKTHIPSGLIKLMKDKFMNLKQGSMSVVEYMDNFTTLSRYAPEDTDTEEKKKDRFLNGLHDEM, from the coding sequence ATGGCGCAACTTCTGCGCCTTATGATGGAAGATCGTGAGGCAGCTCGTGCGGAGCGCCAAGCTAACCTTGCTACCCTTCAGCACCTCGCTCAGCTTGCTACCGGAAACGCCAACAACAATAATGGCGGGAACGGGAATGGAGACCCCCGCTCTAAGCTGAAAGATTTCCAGAGCACCAACCCTCCTGTTTTCTCCAAGTGCAATGAACCTctcgacgccgatgattggcttcgcaccattgagaacaatctggaggtcacCGGAGTCGGCAATGATGAGAAGGTGTTATTCGCCACTCATTTCCtttctggacctgcacgtgcttgGTGGGAAAATGTCAAGGCTATTCAAGCTGAAGGACATGTCATCAACTGGGAAGAATTCAAGGCCAAGTTCTGCAAGACCCACATTCCGTCGGGACTGATCAAGCTCATGAAGGACAAATTCATGAACCTGAAGCAAGGAAGCATGTCTGTGGTGGAGTACATGGACAACTTCACCACTCTGTCGAGGTATGCTCCAGAAGACACCGACaccgaagagaagaagaaggatcgCTTTCTGAATGGTCTGCATGATGAGATGTAG